A stretch of Acidobacteriota bacterium DNA encodes these proteins:
- a CDS encoding aspartate aminotransferase family protein: MSDRTDLLNRAASHATQYLETIADRHVGATATADELRAALGGVLPETGDPEGAIIDALAHAAERGTVATQGPRYHGFVVGGSLPAATAADWLVSAWDQNAGVHVLSPLVAVVEDITAGWLKELAGLPAHWSTGFVTGCQGANFTALAAARHHVLAAAGWDVEAQGLFGAPPIDVVVSDESHYTIFNALRMLGLGASRVRRVPTDDQGRMRADALREALSIGSGPCIVCAQAGNVNSGAFDPIEEIADAANARGAWLHVDGAFGLWAAASPVLAHLVRGINRADSVATDAHKWLNVPYDCGLVFTAHTASHRAAMTMAAAYIVETAAERDPRDFVPEESRRGRAIPVYAALRSMGRQGVADLVERCCRLATRLANQLRAHSGLAVINDVVLNQVLVRVTSGPDPDAATRAMIDRLQRDGTCWASGTTWHGMAALRVALSNWSTTEADIDRTGAAIVRCATS, encoded by the coding sequence ATGTCCGACCGTACTGATCTTCTGAATCGCGCCGCTTCGCACGCTACGCAGTACCTGGAGACCATTGCCGACCGCCACGTCGGCGCCACGGCGACCGCCGATGAGCTTCGCGCTGCGCTGGGCGGTGTCCTGCCTGAGACAGGCGATCCAGAGGGCGCCATCATCGACGCGCTCGCGCATGCCGCTGAGCGAGGCACCGTCGCCACACAGGGCCCGCGCTATCACGGCTTCGTCGTCGGTGGCTCCTTGCCGGCGGCCACGGCAGCCGATTGGCTGGTCTCCGCGTGGGATCAGAACGCGGGCGTGCATGTGCTCTCGCCGCTGGTGGCGGTAGTCGAAGACATCACGGCCGGATGGCTGAAAGAGCTTGCGGGACTCCCGGCACACTGGAGCACCGGGTTTGTCACCGGGTGCCAGGGGGCGAACTTCACGGCGCTCGCAGCCGCTCGTCATCATGTGCTGGCGGCGGCCGGCTGGGATGTGGAAGCGCAGGGTCTCTTCGGTGCGCCGCCCATCGACGTGGTGGTCTCGGACGAATCGCACTACACCATCTTCAACGCGCTTCGCATGCTGGGCCTGGGCGCGAGCCGCGTGCGGCGCGTCCCTACCGACGACCAGGGCCGGATGCGGGCCGACGCGTTGCGCGAGGCCCTCTCCATCGGCTCCGGCCCCTGCATCGTCTGCGCGCAAGCCGGCAATGTGAATTCGGGAGCGTTTGACCCGATCGAAGAGATTGCCGACGCCGCGAACGCCCGGGGCGCATGGCTGCACGTGGATGGCGCGTTTGGCCTGTGGGCCGCAGCGAGTCCGGTGCTGGCGCACCTTGTGCGCGGAATCAACAGGGCCGACTCGGTGGCCACGGACGCCCACAAGTGGCTCAACGTCCCCTATGACTGCGGCCTCGTCTTTACCGCCCACACCGCCTCACATCGCGCGGCGATGACGATGGCGGCGGCGTACATTGTGGAGACGGCGGCTGAACGAGACCCGCGTGACTTCGTGCCCGAGGAATCGCGCCGGGGCCGGGCGATTCCCGTCTACGCGGCACTTCGTTCGATGGGCCGCCAGGGCGTGGCCGATCTGGTGGAACGATGCTGCCGGCTCGCAACGCGCCTGGCCAATCAGCTACGAGCTCATTCGGGTCTCGCGGTCATCAATGACGTGGTGCTGAACCAGGTGCTCGTGCGGGTCACTTCCGGACCTGATCCCGATGCCGCCACACGCGCCATGATCGACCGCCTGCAGCGCGACGGCACGTGTTGGGCCAGCGGCACCACCTGGCACGGGATGGCCGCGCTGCGTGTGGCCCTCAGCAACTGGTCCACGACTGAGGCGGACATCGACCGGACGGGCGCGGCGATTGTTCGCTGCGCCACCTCGTAG